One segment of Tenrec ecaudatus isolate mTenEca1 chromosome 1, mTenEca1.hap1, whole genome shotgun sequence DNA contains the following:
- the RAB4A gene encoding ras-related protein Rab-4A: MSQTAMSETYDFLFKFLVIGNAGTGKSCLLHQFIEKKFKDDSNHTIGVEFGSKIINVGGKYVKLQIWDTAGQERFRSVTRSYYRGAAGALLVYDITSRETYNALTNWLTDARMLASQNIVIILCGNKKDLDADREVTFLEASRFAQENELMFLETSALTGENVEEAFVQCARKILNKIESGELDPERMGSGIQYGDAALRQLRSPRRAQAQSAQECGC; encoded by the exons attttttatttaaattcttGGTAATTGGAAATGCAGGAACTGGCAAGTCTTGCTTACTTCATCAGTTTATTGAAAAAAAAT tcaAAGATGACTCAAATCATACAATAGGAGTGGAATTTGGTTCAAAGATAATAAATGTTGGCGGTAAATATGTAAAGTTACAGATATGGGATACAGCAGGACAAGAGCGATTCAG GTCTGTGACACGAAGTTATTACAGAGGTGCAGCCGGGGCCCTCCTTGTCTATGACATTACCAG CCGAGAAACCTACAATGCGCTTACTAATTGGTTAACAGATGCCAGAATGCTAGCCAGTCAAAACATTGTGATCATCCTCTGTGGAAACAAGAAAGATCTGGATGCAGATCGTGAAGTGACTTTCTTAGAAGCCTCCAGATTCGCTCAAGAAAATG AGCTGATGTTTCTGGAGACAAGTGCACTAACGGGGGAGAATGTAGAAGAAGCCTTTGTGCAGTGTGCAAGAAAAATCCTGAACAAAATTGAGTCAG GTGAACTGGATCCAGAAAGAATGGGCTCAGGGATCCAGTATGGAGATGCTGCGTTGCGACAGCTCAGGTCTCCGCGGCGAGCACAGGCCCAGAGTGCTCAAGAGTGTGGTTGTTGA